The DNA region AGCGTCCCGTTCTCGATGGTGCCGATCTGCGAAACGGTGCCGTCCACGGGACTGATCACCATCTCTTTGCCGGGATGAACGGGACGGGCTTCGGGGTCCAGTTCCCGCACAAAAAAATCCAACAGACAGCTGAATTGGTCCAGCGGCCGCTTCACGGGCGCAAGGTCGACGTCAAACATTTTCACGTAGAGCGGAATCACGTGCCGGCTCACGGGATGGCGGGCAAATTTCCCCATCCACCGCGAAATCGTTTTTTTCGGCAAACGTTTCCAGAACGTACGGGACAGTAAATGTTTCATAAAAACCTCCCAACCTCGGTGGTGAAGGAAAAATACGGCATGTGTAACCTTTCCGAAGGAGGACATGATACGTTTCAGGAGGTGATACACAATGGAACGCAGGAACCAACTGCCGCAAGAGTCTCAAACCAACGCCGCTCAGGTTCGCCGGCAAAACCAGGCTTCCCAACAAGGAATGAACAATGAGTTCGCAAGCGAAACGAACGCTCAACGCGTCCGTGAGCAAAACGCACAATCCGAAGCCCGCAAAAACCGGCAGCAACCGCAGGCCTGAATGAGGTATCACTTCTGAGCCGGGATCCCGTCCGTCCACGGATGGGATCCCGGTTTTTTTACCGGTTGAATCGTTCATGCCACAAACCGATCATCTTTTCGGCAATCGGTCCGGCCGCCACCGCCCCGTATCCGCCTTCCGGCACCACGACCGCCACGGCGATTTCGGGGTCATACGCCGGCGCAAAGGCGATGAACACCGAGTTCTCCACTCTTCCCCGTCCGGGAATGTCCTGCTCGGACGTCCCCGTTTTTGCGGCCACCGGAAACGGCAGATCCTTGAACAGATGACCGGCCGTTCCGCCCGGCTTGGTCACTGCCACCATTCCGTCCAGCACCGTGCGCCAGTGGGAAGGTTCCATCGGAAACTTACCGAGCACCTCCGGCTCATACCGGACGGTTTGTCCCGTGTTCGGATCCACCGCCTGCAGGGCCAGCCTCGGGCGCATGCGGGTCCCCCGGTTGGCCAACGTTGCCGTGTACTGTGCCAGTTGCAGGGCCGTATGACGCTGGGCCTGTCCGAACGAGGCCAATGCCATGGCTCCCAATCCGGAATGTTTCCGGGCGATGCTCAGGTAGTCCTCCGTTCCGTCCTGCTCGCCGGGAAGATCCACCCCCGTTTTCACCCCGAGGCCGAACGCCCTGGACCAGCGGTTGAATTCCCGGACCGCTTCGTTCTTCTCTTGGTGGTACCAGCTCGTGCCGATCCACGCCATGAACGTGTTGGACGATTTTTGAATGGCTTTCACCGGTCCCAACAGTCCGTACCGGTGACCCCCGGAATTGCGGACCGGTGGCGTGGCTTTGGCGTAGGTGAAGGCTCCCGGATCATTCCATAATGTATCTTCGTTGATCAGCCCTTTTTTCAGTCCGAACAGCACGGTGAGCGGTTTGACCGTGGAACCGGCCGGCACCACCGAGAACGGATGGCGGAGCATCTCCTTCTCCGGATCCGCCTCCTCTCTCGCGTCATACGGTGCTTCCCGGATCGTGCCGTTGCGCATGACATAGCTCAAATTTTTGTAGACTTCGGGCGTGACCCGGCCGTTCCAGACATTCGGGTCGTAATCGGGATGGCTGACCATGGCGAGAATGTTCCCGGTTTTCACTTCCATGGCGACGGCATAGGCGTTCCGGGCATGGGGAGCGCGCTGACGGTCCGTCCGGTTCCGGAGCTGTTCCAAATGGCGGGCGATGAATTCCTCCGTTTCCGATTGCATGACGGAATCCAGTGAGATCACCAGATCTTTTCCCGGCCGGGACGGCACCTCTTTCAGCACCTCCACCTGCCGGCCGTGGGAATTGACGCGAATCAGCCGATACCCGTTGATGCCGCGAAGCACCGACTGATAGGTGTATTCCAGACCGTCAACGCCCACCTGTTCCCAATCCAGATATCCGTTCGTTTCCGGAAACCGGGGGGCACTCCGGTACGGATCCAGGGATTCACGGGCACCGGCAAACGGTCTGACATACCCGATGGTCTGCACGGCGATGCGATCATCACGGTACCTGCGAAGCGGCTCGGCAAACACGTTCACTCCCGGAAATCTCCCGGGATCCTCGGAGATGCGCACCACTTCCTCCGGCGTCAACCCGTTCTTGATTTTTTTGGGATAGTACGGAGGCATCTTTCTCGGGACGGATTTCCCGCTTGCATCCATTCCGACATCCATGGCTTCCAATACTTCGTGGACGGGCATTTGCAAGGTTTTGGACAATTCTTTGGCGGTGGCCAGTTTCCGTTCGCGGGGGAGCTCCGGCTCCAGATAGATGGCCGTGAACAAGGAGCGGTTTTCGGCCAGGGGAACCCCGTTCCGGTCCAGGATTTTCCCCCGGGGAGCCGGAATGGGGATTTGCTTGAAATTGTTTTCCACGGAAAGGCGATGATATTTGTCGCCGGATCCCAGCTGGATCCAGCCCAACCTGAGAATCAGGGCCACAAAAAGCAAGACGGTGATGAGCCACAGACCCTGAAGCCGACTTTGCGACAAGGTTCGCGTTTCCGTCTTGGATTCCGGCCGATTCATCACCTGTCTCATCCTTCTTCTGTTTCTGTTTTGCAAGGTCAGCCCAAGCTTCGGTTCGACTATAAGTGTACCACAAAACCCGGGCCATCCGGCATACCCGCTTGCATTGCCGAACTCCTTTGAAACCGCTTCATCTCATGTACCGGAGGCAAAAGTTGACGGCCCGGTGGGCGTTCAACATGCCGATCTCCTCCAGTTGCCCGTTTCTCACCGCGGATTGTCTCAAAATGTACCTCACTTTTTCCGGATTGAGGTTGCGATGGATCTGCAAGAGAAGCGCCACCGTTCCGCACACGTGGGGCACCGCCATGGACGTGCCGCTCATTTCCCGCTTGGATCTGCCCAGCCACGCCGACGGAATGCGGTCGCCCGGAGCGGCCAGATCCACCTCTTTGCCCGTGTTGCTGAACGTGGAAATCGTTCCGTTGCGGGACACCGAAGTCACCGCGATCGTTTCCGGATACCTGGCCGGGAAGTCCACGTGTCCCTTGAGCCCCAGGTTTCCGGTGGCCGCCACCATGACGATTCCCCGGCGATGGGCGATCTGGATGGCCTGCTTCAACGATTCGCTCATTTTGTCCATGCCGAAACTCATGTTGATCACTTGCATGTTGTTTTCGATGCACCAGTTGATCGCCGAGAGCAAATCCGACAAATTGGCGCTCCCTTTGCGGTTGAAGGCCTTGACCGCGTACAATTCCGCCCGCGGCGCCACCCCGAGGATGGACATTTCCGTCGCCCTGCCCGCGATGATCCCGGCCACATGGGTTCCATGACCGTTGTAATCCTGCGGTGAAAAGTACGGGGACAACATGTTGACTCCCCCGCGGTAATTGTCCCGCACCGCCGGATGATCCGCGTCGATTCCCGTATCGATCACCGCCACCCGGATCCCCTGGCCCTGGGTGATTCGCCAGGCTTTTTCCGCCTCGACCATTTCCACTCCCCACGGAACGGAAATCTCCTTCTTCTCGACGGTTCCAAGGTACGGCTCCGTCAGGGTGATCCGAATGTCGGGTTCCATGTGTTCAACGCTCTGATGAAGTTCCGAGCCAGGCCTCAGAGGCGAGCGGGAATGAAATTCCCCGATCACCATGCCGAGGTTTTGGAGCACCCTGACCCGGTGAACTCCGATTTTCCTGAGTTCTTCCACATGTTTTTTGGGATGGACTCCGTCCCTCAGAAAAAAGATGCTCCTGAATGTCTTTCTGCTCCGATCGGGCGATGGCTGGGAGAGAGACATTTCATCCGTGTACATGTTTTTCACTCCCGTTTTCACTCCCGGCCCCGGGCCTGAATACCATAAACCGAATTCGGGCCTTGAGAGGATGGTGCATGCAAATGTCCGATCATCGACAAAGCGGTCCGAAACGCCCGCACGGCAGACTCCACGACGACCGCCCTTCCTTGAGCATTGAGGACATCCGGCGCTGGTCGGGGCTGGTTTCCAAAAGGGCGAAGCAATTCGACGAATTGCTCGCCGCCTTTGAGTCGCTGTCCCTGGCCGCCCGAAACAAGGAACACATCACGGACATCATTTCCGCGCTCGCCGGTTTGAACAAAAAGCTGTCCTCGGGCAATCAGGCCGCCGGGAAAAAATCATCTCCGGGCGCATCAGCGAGCGGTCCGACCGGAGACCTGTTGTATGACCTGTTCACCTCGCCGAACATGAGATCCGTCGTCAGCGAGGTAATGAAGTCCAAACCGAAGCGGTGGTGATCCGAATCACCTCACCGCTTTTTTCTCTTCTTCTTGGAAGCGGATGAAGCGTTGACATCCGTGAGAGTTTGGGGGCCTCCCAATTCGCGGATCATCTTCTGAAGCCCTTCCGGGCGGGACAGTTGGTTCATCACGTCACGCAGAAATTCATTGGACACCGGCGCGCCGGTCACTTTGCGGAGAAATTCGAACAAACCGTCGACTCCGTTTTCCCGCATGGCGCGATTGGCCCCGCGCATGATGTTTTCGAATTTCCTTTCGTCCATCACCGGTGAACCGGCCACCCGGTTGATCCAATCCACAAAATCTCTTTCGGAAAATCCGTTGCTCAAGAGAGTTCCTCCTTTCCCATCACCCGACTTTTATACATGTATGAATTCCGTGGACAGCTCGCATGCTTCAAATGCCCACTCCATGCAAAAGGGGCGGAAGCCTTTTTCGGCTTCCGCCCCTTGGTCATTCGTGACATCGGTTTTTCCGGAGGAAACTGAGATCGTTGGCCATGCATCCGGTGACCCGGAAATCGACGTCCCTTCCCACCTCGTGGACGAGACTCCAAAACTCCGCCACGCACGACAGGATGTCGGAACACGCATCCGGATCCGCGAGGAAATAAGTGGTCTCCTCCAGCGCTCCCGGTTCCGAAACCGTGATATACACAACGCGGACCGTCACCCGGTCCCGACGGGGATCTTCAATGTCAAAAACGGCTTCATGGCTGATCGCAAGGTGATCCGCCGGATGCACGATCCGCCGCTCTTCCCGCTCGCCTTCCGCGGGCAGGAACACGAATTCGCAGCGGTTCTCCCCCTCGTCGATGCGGACCGATTGCAAATCACCGTACAGCCGCAGCTCGGATTTGTCCAAATCGATCGTTCCGAGCCAGGTCCGGGAATGTTCTCCGATGAATCCCTGAAGCAGCCGATCCAGATCGGACGGCGTCATTTCCCGGGCAGACCGGTCGAAATTGATCAAGCAGCCATGTGCGAAAACCTTCATGTTCGGGGCTCCTTCTCTGAAATGGCACGTCCTCTTCATTATACCGGACTTGCGAAAACCTGTTCAAGGAAAGAAGCCCCGGGGGCGGGCCGTTCGCTCATCGGGAAAGCCGTCCGGCCCATCGCCCGAATCACCGGCCGGCCTTGCGCTTTTTCTCCAGTTCGCGAAGTTCCACCCGCCGGATTTTGCCGCTGGCCGTTTTCGGGAGAGCGTCGACGAACTCGATTTCCCGCGGATATTTGTACGGCGCCGTAACCGTTTTCACGTGATTCTGCAGTTCTTTGACCAAATCGTCCGAAGGCGTGACGTGTTCCTTCAGAATGACGAATGCCTTCACGATGGATCCCCGGTCCGGATCGGGGCTGGCCACCACGGCACACTCTTTCACGGCCGGATGTTTCACCAGCGCATCCTCCACTTCGAACGGACCGATGGTATAGCCGGCGCTGATGATGATGTCGTCGGCGCGACCTTCAAACCAGAGATACCCGTCCTCGTCTTTTCTCGCCCGGTCTCCGGTCAGGTACCAGTCGCCGATGAAGGCCGCTTTGGTCCGCTCCGGATCCTGGTAGTATCCCTTGAACAGGGCGGGAGAGGAGCGGTGAACGGCGATGTGCCCCACTTCACCGGGAGGCAGTTCATTTCCTTCGTCGTCGATGATGGCGATCCGGTTTCCGGATGTCGGTTTGCCCATCGAACCCGGACGGGGTTCCACGTCCTTCAGGGTGCCCACCAGCAGGGTGTTTTCCGTTTGGCCGTATCCGTCCCGCACCTGGACGCCGAAATACCGCCGGAAGGTATCGATCACTTCCCGGTTCAGCGGTTCCCCCGCGCTGACCGCACTGCGCAGATGGGACAAATCATACCGGTCCAGGCGTTCCGTCTTGGCCATCATGCGATACTCGGTCGGCGTGCAGCACAGCACGTTCACTTGTTCATTTTGCAGGATGGTCAGCCAGGTTTCCGGATCAAAGGCCCCATGATAAACCAGCGCGGTTGCCCCCGCTCCCAGCGTCGACACGAACGGGCTCCACACCCACTTGGCCCATCCCGGACCGGCCGTCGCCCACACCACGTCTCCCTCACGGATGTCCAGCCACGCTTCCGTCGCGGTCTTCTGGTGGGCGATCGCCCAGCTGTGGTGATGGATCACCCCTTTCGGTCCCCCGGTGGTTCCGGACGTATAAGAGATGAAGGCGATGTCATCGGCATACGTTTCCGGCAATGCCGTCTCTTCGCTCCCGCGGCAATCGTCCAGCGGAGTCCAGCCGTCGCCGCCTTCCCCGCAGACAAAGCGAAGCAGTTCACCGTCATACGCTTCGGCCGCTTCGTCCACGCGGGAAATCAGCGTTTCGTGGGCGATGACCGCCTTGACCCGGGCATGGTTGAGCCGATACAAAATGTCTCCCGGCTGCAGCATTTCCGAACCGGGCAACACGATCAATCCCGCTTTGAGACACGCCAGATACGACACATACGCCTCGGGAATTCTCGGAAGCAAAATCATGATGCGATCGCCTTTCCCGAGGCCGGCTTCCACCAATCCCCGTGCGGTCGCGTCGGAAAGCTCCTTCAGTTTCGCATACGTCCATTCGCTCCGCTTTCCTTCCCGGTTCAACCAGCGGATGGCCACCTTGCCCGAGGATGCGTGACGGTCGATGTCGTGACTGATGTTGTAAATGTGCGACATGGCCCAACCCCCTGAACTTTTCGATTTCATTGTTTAATGAAAATATTCTTATCGAAAATTATACATTCAGTTGCATCAAAATGAAAGACGGCGGTTCCATGAGGAACCGCCGTCTTCGGGAAACCAGGATATGCTCTTGGTTACTGGATCATGGCACCACCCAGTTGGGATTCGGCCAGAGCCACCAGACGCTTGGTGATTTCACCTCCGACGGAACCGTTGGCACGGGACGTGGTGTCCGGGCCCAGTTGCACGCCGAATTCGCTGGCGATCTCATACTTCATTTGGTTGAGAGCCTGAGCAGCACCTTGAACCAGGAGTTGGTTCCGGTTGCGGCTGCGACCTTGTTGTTGTTGCGGCATGTGTTTCACCTCCTCGTGTTTTCTTGTCTATAGATTGCTCCCGAACAACTTCATAATTCGTAGGAAAAATTGGAATCGGTTTGAACCGTCGTCAGGAATGAATCACGCCATCCCCAAATAAAATGGAAGCATTGAACGATCCCTCCAAAGGAAAGGGATGATGAGTCATTGCATCACCATCGGAAGCCTGACCCGTTTTTGCACCAGGAACGGGTGTGGTATCCCTACGTGGGACTGCATGATCCCTGTCCTCCGATCCGGGCCAAGACGTACGTGGTTCCGCCCAACCAGTTTCTCGGGTTCCAGCCCCCGTGCCTGCCGCGGTTCTCCTCGCGCGAAGCCCTGAAGCACGGAACCTTGTGGCCCATTCTGGTCAGTCCCTATCGCAAAAAGTCGGAAACGGAGGATGTCCCGTGAACGAGCGTGAAAAGGCCCGTCAACTCAAGATCCTGCAGCGTTTGCAGGAAGTGGATTTCGCTCTCGTCGAGTTGACCCTGTATCTCGACACACATCCTCACGACCAGGAAGCTTTTGATCTTTACAAACGGTACGCGAAAAAAAGCCACAAGATCCGGGAAATCTACGAGTCCCGCTACGGCCCGCTGTTGCAGTACGGACTGGGCAGACAAGGAAGCCGCTATCGCTGGCATAAAGGCCCCTGGCCGTGGGAACTCTGAAAGGGGAACGGTTGCATGTGGATCTACGAAAAGAAATTGCAGTATCCCGTTCGCGTCTCCCAGTGCAACCCGAGACTGGCCAAATTCCTCATCGAACAATACGGAGGGGCGGACGGTGAATTGGCCGCCGCGCTGCGCTATCTGAACCAGCGCTACACCTTGCCCGACAAAGTGAAAGCCATTCTCACGGACATCGGGACCGAGGAATTCGCCCACCTGGAAATGATCGCCACGATGGTTTACAAACTGACCAAGGACGCCACGCCCGAACAGCTGAAGGAAGCCGGTCTGGGCGCCCACTACGCGGATCATGACCGCGCCCTCTTTTACAACAACGCCGCCGGCGTCCCCTGGACCGCCGCCTACATCCAAGCCAAAGGCGACCCCATCGCCGACCTGTACGAAGACATCGCGGCGGAGGAAAAAGCCCGGGCCACGTACCAATGGCTGATCGACATGTCGGACGATCCCGACCTCAACGACGCCCTCAAATTCCTTCGGGAACGGGAAGTGGTCCATGCGCAGCGGTTCCGGGAGGCGGTGGAGATTCTGAAGGAGTACCAGAGTCAGAAGAAGTACTTTTAGGATGTTCAGACCATGATGCAAAAATGCCCCCGATTTATGGGGGAGTTTGCATGAAAAAACCCCTTCCCGTGATGGGAGGGGGTTTTCATTTACGTGGATTGATGGAATGCATGGAAATTCACAGTTTCCGCTTGATGCCGGAAACCTTCCCCTGCTCGTTTCGTTGCGATGGCAAAGGCTCTCGCAGGGGAAGGTTCCGGCTTTTCATTGTGTGTGAGTTTGCAGATGTCTTCTAATCCACACTGGATTCAATAACGGTTTTTGATCCATGCATCAATTTCTTTGGGAACGGTAGAGTATTAGTTTCCAATCCACAATGGTTTCAATAACCTGGCGGATCATCACTTCGATGTGCTTGTCGTTGATATCGTGTACAAGTTTCCAATCCACAATGGATTCAATAACCCCCTCGTCAATTCTGGCTTTCGGCAATTCTCACAGCTCAAAACCCTTGATTTTTCGTGATCTGCAACCTTCCCAACCCCCTCAAAACAGGGGAGGGTTGTAGATAAATTCGGGGCAATTGCGCTGAGCCACATAATGTTATCATACCAAATATGGACCTATCCGTCAAATCATTGCAAATTTTGTTGCTCTTGACCGCCCTTTGCAGGGGAATGATCCCTGTCGATGAACCCAAAAAGGAAATTTCTGTATCCATTTATCTGCAACTTGCCACAAGGGGACTGTGCCCGATTGAGTGCTGGACCGGATCCCTTTTTCCCCGACAATCCATCACCGGTGTGAAACATGATTTCGGGGGTAATAAATTCATAACAGACAACTCCGTTGAGGTGTGCACCATGAAAAAGCAACCCCTCTTCCTGACCCGCCCGGTTTCTATGATGAAAAGACAGGGAACGATCGCGTTGCAATTGGAGAACGAGAACGGAAAAAAACTGATCCCTGTTGAGTAGATTGATTCCATCTATGTAATGGCGCCCATGACCTTCAGTACCAAACTGCTGGAACTGGCCAGTCGATACGAGATCCCGATTCATTTTTTTCATTACTACGGTTTTTACGTGGGAAGCTTTCATCCCAACCAAAATGCATCGGGACAAAGTGAAATCGTGATTGAACAAGCCCTTACATATCGCAATGAAAAGCGAAGACTGATTCTCGCCAAGGAATTTTTGGTGGGTGTTCAGACCAACCTTCTCAGAAACTTGGCCCGTCTGGAACGAAAATCCGAATTTGCTCTGTCCCCCACCAACAAGCAATCCCTGGACCTTCTTCGCTCAAAGGTGAGAGCGACTGCAGATCTCGGGTCGCTCTTGGGATTGGAGGGCAAGTTTCGCTCCATCTACTATCAGTCGATGGATGAGTATCTGAAAATGAAACACCCGGCATATCAAATCGTCAAACGCACTCGACGCCCACCTCAAAACCGGATGAACACCTTGATCTCCTTTCTGAATTCCCT from Staphylospora marina includes:
- a CDS encoding alpha/beta-type small acid-soluble spore protein; the encoded protein is MPQQQQGRSRNRNQLLVQGAAQALNQMKYEIASEFGVQLGPDTTSRANGSVGGEITKRLVALAESQLGGAMIQ
- a CDS encoding peptidoglycan D,D-transpeptidase FtsI family protein yields the protein MNRPESKTETRTLSQSRLQGLWLITVLLFVALILRLGWIQLGSGDKYHRLSVENNFKQIPIPAPRGKILDRNGVPLAENRSLFTAIYLEPELPRERKLATAKELSKTLQMPVHEVLEAMDVGMDASGKSVPRKMPPYYPKKIKNGLTPEEVVRISEDPGRFPGVNVFAEPLRRYRDDRIAVQTIGYVRPFAGARESLDPYRSAPRFPETNGYLDWEQVGVDGLEYTYQSVLRGINGYRLIRVNSHGRQVEVLKEVPSRPGKDLVISLDSVMQSETEEFIARHLEQLRNRTDRQRAPHARNAYAVAMEVKTGNILAMVSHPDYDPNVWNGRVTPEVYKNLSYVMRNGTIREAPYDAREEADPEKEMLRHPFSVVPAGSTVKPLTVLFGLKKGLINEDTLWNDPGAFTYAKATPPVRNSGGHRYGLLGPVKAIQKSSNTFMAWIGTSWYHQEKNEAVREFNRWSRAFGLGVKTGVDLPGEQDGTEDYLSIARKHSGLGAMALASFGQAQRHTALQLAQYTATLANRGTRMRPRLALQAVDPNTGQTVRYEPEVLGKFPMEPSHWRTVLDGMVAVTKPGGTAGHLFKDLPFPVAAKTGTSEQDIPGRGRVENSVFIAFAPAYDPEIAVAVVVPEGGYGAVAAGPIAEKMIGLWHERFNR
- the cas1 gene encoding CRISPR-associated endonuclease Cas1, translating into MYVMAPMTFSTKLLELASRYEIPIHFFHYYGFYVGSFHPNQNASGQSEIVIEQALTYRNEKRRLILAKEFLVGVQTNLLRNLARLERKSEFALSPTNKQSLDLLRSKVRATADLGSLLGLEGKFRSIYYQSMDEYLKMKHPAYQIVKRTRRPPQNRMNTLISFLNSLLYVTIIEQLQFTPLHPGIPFLHSTRDHRQSLALDISEVFKPVIVDRIILRLLSYRMLNESCFEMKGKGCFLTDTGKQIVIKAYTQTLNTSIFHRQKQRSLTYRQLIQHECSKLVEHFRGRQPYRSFRMWWSSCS
- a CDS encoding S8 family peptidase, whose translation is MYTDEMSLSQPSPDRSRKTFRSIFFLRDGVHPKKHVEELRKIGVHRVRVLQNLGMVIGEFHSRSPLRPGSELHQSVEHMEPDIRITLTEPYLGTVEKKEISVPWGVEMVEAEKAWRITQGQGIRVAVIDTGIDADHPAVRDNYRGGVNMLSPYFSPQDYNGHGTHVAGIIAGRATEMSILGVAPRAELYAVKAFNRKGSANLSDLLSAINWCIENNMQVINMSFGMDKMSESLKQAIQIAHRRGIVMVAATGNLGLKGHVDFPARYPETIAVTSVSRNGTISTFSNTGKEVDLAAPGDRIPSAWLGRSKREMSGTSMAVPHVCGTVALLLQIHRNLNPEKVRYILRQSAVRNGQLEEIGMLNAHRAVNFCLRYMR
- a CDS encoding spore coat protein CotJB; this translates as MNEREKARQLKILQRLQEVDFALVELTLYLDTHPHDQEAFDLYKRYAKKSHKIREIYESRYGPLLQYGLGRQGSRYRWHKGPWPWEL
- a CDS encoding manganese catalase family protein, translated to MWIYEKKLQYPVRVSQCNPRLAKFLIEQYGGADGELAAALRYLNQRYTLPDKVKAILTDIGTEEFAHLEMIATMVYKLTKDATPEQLKEAGLGAHYADHDRALFYNNAAGVPWTAAYIQAKGDPIADLYEDIAAEEKARATYQWLIDMSDDPDLNDALKFLREREVVHAQRFREAVEILKEYQSQKKYF
- a CDS encoding acyl-CoA synthetase, translated to MSHIYNISHDIDRHASSGKVAIRWLNREGKRSEWTYAKLKELSDATARGLVEAGLGKGDRIMILLPRIPEAYVSYLACLKAGLIVLPGSEMLQPGDILYRLNHARVKAVIAHETLISRVDEAAEAYDGELLRFVCGEGGDGWTPLDDCRGSEETALPETYADDIAFISYTSGTTGGPKGVIHHHSWAIAHQKTATEAWLDIREGDVVWATAGPGWAKWVWSPFVSTLGAGATALVYHGAFDPETWLTILQNEQVNVLCCTPTEYRMMAKTERLDRYDLSHLRSAVSAGEPLNREVIDTFRRYFGVQVRDGYGQTENTLLVGTLKDVEPRPGSMGKPTSGNRIAIIDDEGNELPPGEVGHIAVHRSSPALFKGYYQDPERTKAAFIGDWYLTGDRARKDEDGYLWFEGRADDIIISAGYTIGPFEVEDALVKHPAVKECAVVASPDPDRGSIVKAFVILKEHVTPSDDLVKELQNHVKTVTAPYKYPREIEFVDALPKTASGKIRRVELRELEKKRKAGR
- a CDS encoding spore coat associated protein CotJA; its protein translation is MHHHRKPDPFLHQERVWYPYVGLHDPCPPIRAKTYVVPPNQFLGFQPPCLPRFSSREALKHGTLWPILVSPYRKKSETEDVP
- a CDS encoding gamma-type small acid-soluble spore protein, whose product is MERRNQLPQESQTNAAQVRRQNQASQQGMNNEFASETNAQRVREQNAQSEARKNRQQPQA